Proteins from a single region of Eublepharis macularius isolate TG4126 chromosome 9, MPM_Emac_v1.0, whole genome shotgun sequence:
- the FMC1 gene encoding protein FMC1 homolog yields MATLGPPLRTFRGLLRELRYTKGEAGRSYQEMAAYQYLKEAFRVHRVTSEKLCRAQHDLHFQAATYLCLLRSVRKHLALHQEYHSGGERSAEEVAGLVGLKLPHQPGGKGWEP; encoded by the exons ATGGCGACGTTGGGGCCGCCGCTCCGCACTTTCCGTGGCCTTTTGCGTGAGCTCCGTTATACGAAAGGGGAGGCCGGTCGTTCGTACCAAGAGATGGCGGCTTATCAGTACCTGAAGGAGGCCTTCCGCGTTCATCGG GTAACCAGTGAAAAGTTATGCAGGGCCCAACATGATCTGCATTTCCAGGCAGCCACCTATCTCTGTCTTCTGCGTAGTGTCCGGAAGCACTTAGCACTGCATCAAGAATATCACAGTGGTGGAGAGCGCTCAGCAGAGGAAGTGGCTGGACTTGTGGGCCTTAAGCTACCTCATCAGCCTGGAGGGAAGGGGTGGGAGCCATAA